From Pseudanabaena sp. PCC 6802, one genomic window encodes:
- a CDS encoding nitrate ABC transporter ATP-binding protein (This model describes the ATP binding subunits of ATP-binding cassette (ABC) transporters for nitrate transport, or for bicarbonate transport, in bacteria and archaea.), which produces MSVYVVADSIHKVFPLGGGGEYIALTGIDLQIKKGEFISLIGHSGCGKSTLLNMIAGLDLPSDGEVTLEGQIVKKPGPDKMVVFQNYSLLPWLSVRENIALAVDEVMPNLPKAERNEIIQHHIEMVGLAHAVNKPPSQLSGGMKQRVAIARALAVRPKLLLLDEPFGALDALTRGNLQEKLMQICEETHATAVMVTHDVDEAVLLSDRIVMLTNGPGSKIGQILEVDIPRPRKRMEVVNHPSYYSLRSEIIYFLNQQKRIKKLRAKKVAVVARHGLEKVNLDIGFVPLTACAPLAVAKEKGLFAKHGLDEVTLVRETSWRGIVDGISGGYLDAAQMPSGLPLWLTLGGNDGRCIPVVSALNMTRNGNAITLCRRFYEQGIYTLSDFKTMLRSSPEQQHRMGVVHPSSMHNLLLRYWLAAGGIDPDRDVKLKSIPPAQMVVDLKAGTIDGFCVGEPWNLRAAIEGVGFTVATDLEIWKGHPGKVLGVREDWANAYPNTHIALVKALLEACIYCTDPAHTQEIRQILSQREYVSTNINYIQLGDPNSTECSLEQPMREYAHHLFYGAGVNRPSRTEQLWHMTQMARWGDTPFPRNWVEVVEKTCRVGTFSTAARELGLSEITYNRGPIQLFDGTTFNAEDPIAYLNSLEIKRDFTMAEIVMDSRSPAVA; this is translated from the coding sequence ATGAGCGTTTACGTAGTTGCAGATAGCATTCATAAGGTTTTTCCATTGGGTGGTGGCGGCGAATACATCGCACTGACAGGTATCGACCTGCAGATTAAGAAGGGGGAGTTTATCTCCTTGATCGGTCACTCTGGTTGCGGTAAGTCAACATTACTCAACATGATTGCGGGTCTGGATTTGCCGAGCGATGGCGAGGTAACCCTGGAAGGTCAGATCGTCAAAAAACCAGGGCCGGATAAAATGGTAGTCTTCCAAAATTATTCTCTATTGCCCTGGTTGAGCGTGCGGGAAAACATTGCCCTGGCTGTCGATGAGGTGATGCCCAACCTCCCCAAAGCCGAGCGCAACGAAATCATTCAGCACCACATTGAGATGGTTGGTCTGGCCCATGCGGTGAATAAACCGCCCAGCCAGCTATCAGGCGGGATGAAACAACGGGTGGCGATCGCCCGCGCCCTGGCCGTACGCCCCAAGTTATTGTTGCTGGACGAGCCATTTGGGGCGCTAGATGCGCTGACGAGAGGCAATTTGCAAGAAAAGCTGATGCAGATCTGCGAAGAAACCCACGCCACTGCCGTGATGGTGACCCACGATGTCGATGAAGCCGTGTTGCTCTCCGATCGCATTGTCATGCTCACCAACGGTCCAGGTTCGAAAATCGGCCAAATTCTGGAGGTGGATATTCCCCGCCCCCGCAAGCGCATGGAAGTCGTGAACCATCCCAGTTATTACAGCTTGCGATCGGAAATTATTTACTTCCTCAACCAGCAAAAACGCATTAAGAAACTCAGAGCCAAGAAGGTAGCGGTTGTTGCCCGTCACGGGTTGGAGAAGGTAAACCTGGACATCGGTTTCGTACCGCTCACGGCCTGCGCGCCGCTCGCCGTCGCCAAAGAAAAGGGCTTGTTTGCCAAACACGGTTTAGATGAAGTGACGCTAGTCCGCGAAACTAGTTGGCGCGGTATCGTCGATGGTATTAGTGGCGGCTATTTAGATGCCGCACAAATGCCTTCTGGGCTCCCCCTCTGGTTAACCCTCGGTGGTAATGATGGTCGTTGCATACCTGTCGTCAGCGCTCTAAACATGACCCGTAACGGTAATGCTATTACCCTTTGCAGGCGCTTCTACGAGCAAGGCATCTATACGCTGTCGGACTTTAAGACAATGTTACGCAGCTCTCCCGAACAACAACATCGCATGGGTGTAGTCCATCCTTCCTCCATGCATAACCTGCTCTTGCGCTATTGGTTAGCAGCGGGTGGCATCGATCCGGATCGCGATGTCAAGCTCAAGTCGATCCCCCCAGCTCAGATGGTGGTGGATTTAAAAGCAGGCACGATCGATGGTTTCTGTGTCGGCGAACCCTGGAACCTGCGAGCAGCCATAGAAGGGGTGGGATTTACAGTTGCCACGGATCTGGAAATTTGGAAAGGCCATCCCGGCAAGGTCTTGGGAGTGCGGGAAGACTGGGCCAATGCCTATCCCAACACTCACATTGCCCTTGTGAAAGCTTTGCTAGAAGCTTGCATTTACTGTACGGATCCCGCCCATACTCAAGAAATCAGGCAAATTTTGTCGCAACGAGAATATGTAAGTACTAACATTAATTACATTCAACTGGGCGACCCCAATAGTACTGAATGTAGTTTGGAGCAGCCCATGCGAGAGTACGCCCACCATCTCTTTTATGGTGCTGGTGTAAATCGCCCCAGCCGTACGGAGCAACTCTGGCACATGACGCAAATGGCGCGATGGGGAGACACGCCTTTCCCGCGTAACTGGGTAGAGGTAGTGGAGAAAACCTGTCGCGTCGGTACGTTCAGCACTGCGGCCAGAGAACTCGGCCTGTCTGAAATTACATATAACCGGGGTCCCATTCAGCTATTTGACGGCACTACGTTCAATGCCGAAGATCCGATCGCTTACCTCAATAGCCTGGAAATCAAACGCGATTTCACCATGGCCGAAA
- the ntrB gene encoding nitrate ABC transporter permease: protein MASTLTPSRSRNKSLAKFWNNAFPPIIGILGFLLIWQFFSMVGLIKLPPPTSLWTDERTRIYLLYPFFNRGGTDVGLFWQSLASLQRVLIGYSLAAIVGISVGILIGLSRFANKALDPLFQFLRTVPPLAWVPLALAALQQNQPAALFVIFITAVWPILINTAVGVQQIPQDYINVKKVLQLSPRKFFFKILIPSALPYIFTGLRIAIGLAWLAIIAAEIVMSGIVGIGFFIWDAYQNNYISDIILALVYIGAIGLILDRCMAWLQTQILPEEQR, encoded by the coding sequence ATGGCATCAACTTTAACTCCTTCTAGAAGTAGGAATAAATCCCTCGCAAAATTCTGGAATAATGCTTTTCCTCCCATCATTGGAATTTTAGGATTTCTGCTTATCTGGCAGTTCTTTTCAATGGTTGGCCTGATCAAGCTGCCACCTCCCACTTCTCTCTGGACGGACGAGCGCACTCGTATCTATTTGCTCTATCCTTTCTTTAATCGCGGCGGCACCGATGTCGGTCTCTTTTGGCAGTCATTAGCGAGTTTGCAACGGGTGCTGATTGGATATTCGCTAGCGGCGATCGTAGGGATTAGCGTCGGCATTTTAATCGGGTTAAGCCGATTTGCCAATAAAGCCTTAGATCCCCTTTTCCAATTTCTCCGAACCGTCCCTCCTTTAGCTTGGGTTCCCCTCGCTCTAGCTGCTTTGCAGCAAAACCAACCAGCAGCTCTCTTTGTCATCTTTATTACGGCTGTTTGGCCGATCTTGATTAACACGGCGGTCGGCGTGCAGCAAATACCGCAAGACTACATCAACGTCAAAAAAGTTTTACAGCTCAGCCCCCGAAAATTCTTCTTCAAGATCCTCATCCCTTCCGCACTGCCTTACATCTTTACCGGTCTGAGAATTGCAATCGGCTTAGCCTGGTTGGCAATTATCGCCGCAGAGATCGTGATGTCGGGGATTGTGGGAATCGGCTTCTTTATCTGGGATGCCTATCAGAATAACTATATCAGCGACATTATCCTGGCTTTAGTTTATATTGGTGCGATTGGCTTGATTCTCGATCGCTGCATGGCCTGGTTGCAAACGCAAATTCTACCGGAAGAACAAAGATAA
- a CDS encoding CmpA/NrtA family ABC transporter substrate-binding protein gives MRNLFDPSYSRRKFLFTAGATAATSILLKGCLGNPPESTKSGTSSNPSTGTTANLTAETTPETTSAKLGFIPIFEAAPLIIAKEKGFFAKYGMTEVDVSKQANWGSARDNVEIGSVAGGIDGGQWQMPMPYLISEGLITKNNAKIPMYVLAMLNTQGNGIAIAKSQEGKGISLDMSKAKDYIAGLKKAGKPFRAAYTFPKVNQDFWLRYWLAAGGINPDTDVNLLTVPAAQTVANMKTGTMEGFSTGDPWPARIVGEGIGFMAALTAQIWPFHPEEYFAMRADWVDKNPKATKALLKGIMEAQQWCDKKENRPEMAQILSNAKYYNVPVKILEPMLLGTYIMGDNQPGIEDFQKAAMYWKSPRGSVSYPYKSLDLWFLTESVRWGFLPPSTLENNAKALIAKVNRSDIWKEAAKEAGIPAADIPTNDSRGVEKFFDGKVFDPENPKAYLDSLAIKKV, from the coding sequence ATGAGAAACCTATTTGATCCCAGCTATTCCAGACGCAAGTTTTTATTTACGGCAGGAGCCACAGCCGCGACTTCTATCTTACTCAAAGGCTGCTTGGGCAATCCTCCGGAGTCGACAAAATCAGGTACTTCCAGCAATCCATCTACAGGAACGACTGCAAACCTGACCGCTGAAACCACACCAGAAACGACGAGTGCCAAGCTGGGGTTTATTCCCATTTTTGAAGCAGCACCGCTAATTATCGCTAAAGAAAAGGGGTTCTTTGCCAAGTACGGCATGACAGAAGTCGATGTCTCCAAGCAAGCCAACTGGGGTTCGGCTAGGGACAATGTCGAAATTGGTTCTGTCGCAGGAGGGATCGATGGCGGTCAGTGGCAAATGCCCATGCCCTACCTGATCTCGGAAGGGCTGATTACCAAGAACAATGCCAAAATTCCCATGTACGTACTGGCGATGTTGAACACTCAAGGTAATGGCATCGCGATCGCCAAAAGTCAAGAAGGGAAGGGCATTAGCCTGGATATGAGCAAGGCGAAAGACTATATTGCAGGGCTGAAAAAAGCTGGCAAACCCTTCAGAGCTGCCTACACGTTCCCTAAAGTTAACCAGGACTTTTGGCTTCGCTATTGGTTAGCAGCAGGCGGCATCAATCCCGATACTGATGTCAATCTGCTGACCGTACCCGCAGCCCAAACCGTTGCCAATATGAAGACGGGGACGATGGAAGGCTTCAGCACGGGTGACCCCTGGCCTGCTCGCATCGTCGGTGAAGGTATCGGTTTTATGGCAGCTTTGACGGCTCAGATCTGGCCCTTTCACCCGGAAGAATATTTTGCCATGAGAGCTGATTGGGTAGACAAAAATCCCAAGGCAACTAAAGCGTTGCTCAAGGGTATTATGGAAGCCCAGCAATGGTGCGACAAGAAAGAAAATCGCCCTGAAATGGCTCAAATTCTCTCTAATGCTAAATACTATAACGTTCCCGTGAAGATCCTCGAACCTATGTTATTGGGAACGTACATCATGGGCGATAACCAACCAGGGATTGAAGACTTCCAAAAAGCTGCTATGTACTGGAAATCTCCTCGCGGCAGCGTTTCTTATCCCTATAAGAGCCTCGATCTTTGGTTCTTAACGGAAAGCGTGCGTTGGGGCTTCTTGCCTCCGTCCACTTTAGAAAATAATGCCAAAGCACTAATTGCCAAAGTCAATCGTTCGGACATTTGGAAAGAAGCTGCTAAAGAAGCTGGTATCCCTGCTGCCGATATCCCGACTAACGATTCTCGTGGAGTTGAAAAGTTCTTCGATGGCAAGGTCTTCGATCCGGAAAATCCAAAGGCTTATCTCGATAGTCTAGCCATCAAGAAAGTTTAG
- a CDS encoding LysR family transcriptional regulator — MKNATLHQLKVFEVAARHGSFTRAAEELFLTQPTVSMQIKQLTKIVGLPLFEQVGKKLYLTEAGKVLFNTCQDVFERLSQFEMTISDMKGLKQGRLSLAVVTTAKYVVPRLLGPFCQAYPGIDVSLKVANHDRLLERLNDNQDDLYILSQLPPNTDISVYPFLENPMVVIASREHPLAQEHNIPLERMAEEPMIMREAGSGTRRSVQKMFDERKIPLKIKLELASNEAIKQAVAGGLGISVLSRHTLALEGAMGKLTILDVQEFPIKSHWYVIHLAGRQLSVVARTFLEYLQTDGKKLADKAIEN; from the coding sequence TTGAAGAACGCAACTCTTCACCAACTCAAAGTGTTTGAAGTAGCAGCCAGGCACGGCAGTTTTACTCGCGCTGCCGAGGAGTTATTTCTCACCCAGCCAACCGTTTCCATGCAAATTAAACAGTTGACCAAAATCGTCGGACTGCCACTATTCGAGCAGGTGGGGAAGAAGCTCTATCTCACGGAAGCAGGCAAAGTTCTCTTTAACACTTGCCAGGATGTCTTCGAGCGGCTCTCTCAATTTGAGATGACGATCTCCGATATGAAAGGGTTAAAACAGGGTCGTCTTTCTCTAGCAGTAGTTACAACTGCCAAATATGTGGTACCACGCCTCTTAGGGCCATTCTGCCAAGCCTATCCTGGCATAGATGTTTCCTTGAAAGTAGCCAACCACGATCGCTTGCTGGAACGACTAAACGATAATCAAGACGATCTCTATATTCTCAGCCAGCTACCGCCAAATACCGATATCAGCGTCTATCCATTCTTAGAAAATCCCATGGTGGTAATTGCATCGCGCGAGCACCCGCTTGCCCAAGAACACAATATTCCACTAGAAAGGATGGCAGAAGAACCTATGATAATGCGCGAAGCAGGATCGGGCACGCGTCGATCTGTTCAAAAGATGTTTGACGAGCGCAAAATTCCCCTCAAGATCAAACTTGAGTTAGCCAGCAATGAAGCGATTAAACAAGCCGTTGCCGGTGGTTTGGGCATATCAGTACTGTCACGTCATACTCTCGCCTTAGAAGGTGCAATGGGCAAACTCACAATTTTAGACGTACAGGAATTTCCAATTAAAAGTCATTGGTATGTCATTCACTTAGCAGGAAGACAGTTGTCGGTAGTTGCTCGCACTTTTTTAGAGTATCTCCAAACCGATGGTAAGAAACTGGCAGATAAAGCGATCGAAAATTAA
- a CDS encoding IMS domain-containing protein, with protein sequence MVQIALDFYRILGLPPQANLEQVHHAYRDRSLSLPRREYSDTAIAARRRIIDKAYEILSDPIYHQATDLELQSPELRSTESGSNSPQEAQLESQVQEPVEIPQTIEVSDRDLVGVLLLLHELGEYEQVIDINNSYSISKQIASTLQRLDSDRDIILTVALSHLEIGRDLWKQRKYDDAARELESSYEMLLSEGLFLSIRSEIQADLFKLRPYRILELLSTSEELSPTRKQGLTLLHEMLEERRGIDGTGNDYSGLDIDGFLRFIQQLRGYMTTTEQQAIFEDEARRPSAVASYLAVYALIAKGFSQKQPALIRRAKGLLVKLSGRQDIHLEQAVCALLLGQAEEASKTLEQSGEREKLDFIRDRSKGEPDLLPGLCLYCQTWLQEEVFPHFRDLHDRAANLKAYFADDLVQEYLEELSSANSAVGSEWTAAALPRRKLPLTSSNELVHQSYDSYLNASEQQTSDSLPETTTYSGRVPVLDRPASIEENNVVAEYLSPPAYREKSHTKHKERKKVVDRKPRSRPKPQISRVLILLFAAIAFLAGGASLLVWGWRYLISPAKQEASTKIEQPVAVLLDPKKLETNSVAALPGSLSQEAATKLVQAWQVAKSKALGSSHDIALLDNILTNPALSDWRSRAKSLKANNAYLQYIPKSLEIKKVVRKGDNKAIAIAQVGETRNYFSNGNLDPSSSKTDTSYEVEYVLVKVADKWLIADMVVAE encoded by the coding sequence ATGGTGCAAATTGCTCTAGACTTTTACCGCATATTAGGACTACCACCACAGGCTAACCTGGAGCAAGTTCATCATGCTTATCGCGATCGCTCGCTGTCTCTACCGCGCCGAGAATATTCAGATACGGCGATCGCAGCACGGCGACGCATAATTGACAAAGCCTACGAGATCCTGAGCGACCCTATCTATCATCAGGCCACCGATCTGGAACTGCAATCGCCCGAACTGCGATCGACAGAATCAGGATCCAACTCACCTCAAGAAGCGCAATTAGAATCGCAGGTTCAAGAGCCGGTAGAGATCCCTCAAACTATTGAAGTAAGCGATCGAGACCTGGTCGGTGTTTTGTTACTGTTACACGAATTGGGCGAATACGAGCAGGTTATAGATATTAACAACTCGTACTCCATCTCCAAGCAGATTGCTTCGACACTACAGCGATTAGATAGCGATCGGGATATCATTTTGACCGTTGCCCTATCGCACTTGGAAATTGGGCGCGATCTTTGGAAACAAAGAAAGTACGATGATGCCGCACGGGAGTTAGAGAGCAGCTATGAAATGCTTCTGAGTGAAGGTCTATTTCTGAGTATTCGCAGTGAGATTCAAGCCGATCTATTTAAACTCAGACCCTACCGCATTCTAGAGCTACTTTCGACATCTGAAGAACTCTCACCGACTCGCAAGCAAGGCTTAACGCTCCTGCACGAAATGCTGGAAGAGCGACGAGGCATAGATGGAACCGGCAATGATTACTCCGGTCTAGACATTGATGGGTTCCTGCGCTTCATCCAGCAATTACGCGGATATATGACCACAACCGAACAGCAAGCAATATTTGAAGACGAAGCGCGTCGTCCTTCTGCTGTGGCAAGTTACTTAGCTGTTTACGCCCTGATTGCCAAGGGGTTCTCGCAAAAACAACCTGCTTTAATTCGACGTGCTAAGGGGTTACTAGTAAAGCTTAGCGGTAGGCAAGATATCCATTTAGAGCAGGCAGTTTGCGCCCTTTTGCTCGGTCAAGCTGAAGAAGCTAGCAAAACACTGGAGCAAAGTGGGGAAAGAGAAAAGCTAGATTTTATTCGCGATCGCTCTAAGGGCGAGCCAGATCTATTGCCCGGCCTGTGCCTATACTGTCAAACCTGGCTCCAGGAAGAAGTCTTTCCCCATTTCCGCGATTTGCACGATCGCGCCGCCAACTTAAAAGCATACTTCGCTGACGATTTAGTGCAAGAGTACCTGGAGGAGTTATCCAGTGCCAATAGTGCAGTTGGCTCAGAATGGACTGCGGCAGCATTGCCACGCAGAAAACTACCGCTAACCTCATCAAATGAGCTCGTTCATCAGAGTTACGACAGTTATCTCAATGCATCCGAGCAACAGACATCAGATTCTCTACCCGAAACAACTACTTACTCTGGTCGGGTTCCCGTGCTAGATCGACCTGCAAGCATAGAAGAAAATAATGTTGTTGCTGAGTATTTGTCGCCACCTGCCTATAGAGAAAAATCGCATACCAAGCACAAAGAACGCAAGAAAGTTGTCGATCGCAAACCGAGATCCAGACCAAAGCCACAGATAAGCCGGGTGCTCATCCTCCTATTTGCTGCAATTGCTTTTTTGGCCGGGGGTGCATCGTTGTTAGTTTGGGGATGGCGATATCTCATCAGTCCAGCGAAGCAAGAAGCCTCAACCAAAATAGAACAACCAGTAGCCGTGTTGCTGGATCCCAAGAAATTAGAGACAAATAGCGTAGCAGCGCTGCCGGGGTCGCTAAGTCAAGAAGCTGCTACTAAACTGGTGCAAGCATGGCAGGTGGCCAAGTCAAAAGCGCTTGGCAGCAGTCACGATATCGCACTACTAGACAATATCCTTACCAATCCTGCCCTGTCTGATTGGCGATCGCGTGCTAAATCTCTCAAAGCAAATAACGCTTATTTGCAGTACATTCCCAAGTCACTGGAAATTAAAAAAGTTGTCCGTAAAGGAGATAATAAGGCAATTGCGATCGCGCAGGTGGGAGAAACCAGAAACTACTTTAGCAATGGCAATCTGGATCCTAGCTCATCCAAGACTGACACGAGCTATGAAGTGGAATACGTGCTTGTGAAAGTGGCAGATAAATGGCTAATTGCAGATATGGTAGTGGCGGAATAA
- the lpxD gene encoding UDP-3-O-(3-hydroxymyristoyl)glucosamine N-acyltransferase — MKFSDLLQKLGIDPTDPSVSFEYGDPEISGVANLKEAGSCDLSFMESSRFFSQLGETKAGALLIVQDAEVIALVRSKRIPYVALPQPRLMFAQAVAIFYQPIHPQPGIHPSAAIADDVQLGEDVYIGPHVAIASGTKIGDRAIIYPNVTIYHGVTIGDRTVLHANCVIHERSAIGNDCTIHSGAVIGAEGFGFVPHTDGTWVKMHQAGRTVLEDNVEVGCNAAIDRGSVGDTRIGRGTKIDNLVQIGHGCRTAENCLMAGQAGMAGGAELGKNVILAGQVGVANHVKIGDRVVAAAQTGIAQDIEAGSQVIGAPAIPVKTFLKASTLFRRLPEIYKTIKEIQKKLG; from the coding sequence ATGAAATTTAGCGATCTATTGCAAAAACTGGGTATCGACCCAACAGACCCCAGCGTGTCTTTTGAATATGGCGATCCGGAGATTTCTGGTGTGGCAAATCTTAAGGAAGCAGGCTCCTGCGACCTCAGCTTCATGGAAAGCAGTCGCTTCTTTTCCCAATTAGGCGAAACTAAAGCTGGGGCGCTTCTGATCGTTCAAGATGCGGAAGTAATTGCGCTAGTCAGGTCAAAGAGAATTCCCTACGTAGCTTTACCGCAGCCCAGACTAATGTTCGCACAGGCCGTTGCTATTTTTTACCAGCCCATTCATCCCCAACCAGGGATTCACCCCAGTGCCGCGATCGCCGATGACGTGCAGCTAGGCGAAGATGTGTATATTGGGCCGCATGTCGCGATCGCTTCCGGTACTAAAATCGGCGATCGCGCGATTATTTACCCCAATGTCACGATTTATCACGGTGTCACGATTGGCGATCGCACCGTACTGCACGCCAACTGCGTAATTCACGAACGCAGCGCGATTGGCAACGATTGCACGATCCACAGCGGTGCTGTCATTGGTGCCGAAGGGTTTGGTTTTGTTCCGCATACTGACGGTACTTGGGTCAAGATGCACCAGGCAGGGCGTACGGTTCTGGAAGATAATGTCGAAGTGGGTTGCAATGCCGCGATCGATCGCGGCTCGGTAGGCGATACCAGAATCGGGCGCGGTACTAAAATCGATAATCTGGTGCAGATCGGACACGGCTGCCGCACTGCGGAAAACTGCCTCATGGCAGGTCAAGCAGGTATGGCGGGCGGAGCAGAACTAGGTAAAAACGTGATTCTGGCGGGACAAGTTGGCGTTGCCAACCATGTCAAAATCGGCGATCGCGTCGTCGCTGCCGCTCAAACTGGCATTGCCCAAGATATTGAAGCAGGATCTCAGGTAATTGGAGCGCCTGCCATTCCGGTCAAAACATTCCTGAAAGCATCAACACTATTTCGAAGATTGCCAGAGATCTATAAAACGATCAAAGAAATCCAGAAGAAGTTGGGATAG
- a CDS encoding tetratricopeptide repeat protein, translated as MTTETAESLFNQGLERYKAGEDAASLIPTFEKICDRQPKVASSWICLSWLYLLDGKSNQALKAAQKAVKLSPEDPQARINLAIAMLETSQKGIREHIEVAQNWLMLMKDLKPEIVENFEEGMRRKPNWTNLEKVKNWVFEPNT; from the coding sequence ATGACTACAGAGACAGCGGAATCATTATTTAATCAAGGACTTGAACGCTATAAGGCGGGGGAAGATGCCGCTAGCCTGATTCCTACCTTCGAGAAAATATGCGATCGCCAGCCTAAAGTTGCCAGTAGTTGGATCTGCCTATCATGGTTGTACTTGCTAGATGGTAAGTCAAATCAAGCGCTCAAAGCCGCCCAAAAAGCTGTCAAACTCAGCCCAGAAGACCCTCAAGCGAGGATTAATCTGGCGATCGCCATGCTGGAGACCTCACAAAAAGGTATCCGCGAGCATATCGAGGTTGCACAGAACTGGTTGATGCTGATGAAGGATTTAAAGCCAGAAATTGTTGAGAATTTTGAAGAAGGTATGCGACGCAAGCCAAATTGGACTAATCTTGAAAAGGTTAAAAATTGGGTATTTGAACCAAATACGTAG
- a CDS encoding helix-turn-helix domain-containing protein — protein MSSLEGREKLQKIINDLVKRSKSRRAFARSLGVSASAVISWENGAIPDTKNLAKIAMMAGYTLDEIKAVLDGKPHQQAKPVDAVIKDLENLPREDVLRVVKTGAELLLTMAG, from the coding sequence ATGTCAAGCCTTGAAGGTAGAGAAAAACTGCAAAAAATAATTAACGACTTGGTAAAGCGTTCAAAAAGTCGTAGGGCTTTTGCACGTAGTTTGGGGGTTTCTGCCAGTGCTGTCATAAGCTGGGAGAACGGAGCAATTCCAGATACTAAGAACCTAGCCAAAATCGCAATGATGGCAGGTTATACGCTAGATGAGATAAAGGCTGTCTTGGATGGGAAACCGCATCAACAAGCTAAACCTGTAGATGCAGTAATTAAAGATTTAGAGAATCTTCCCCGCGAAGATGTCTTGAGGGTTGTTAAAACGGGTGCTGAACTCTTATTAACAATGGCGGGGTGA
- a CDS encoding DNA alkylation repair protein, translating into MSRLDDLKQKLKALSNSEKAKALSRFFKTDKGEYGEGDEFLGIAVPEQRKLAKAYVDLNLLDIENLLQSKIHEERLTALLILTYQFPKASVAEQSEIATFYLQHTEWINNWDLVDVTCRPILGAYLLERDRSVLYDLARSESLWEQRIAIITTMEFIKHDQFEDTWQIAVILLNHPHDLIHKAVGWALREVGKKDRQTLETFLDRYCTQMPRTMLRYAIEHFEEPKRKAYLSRK; encoded by the coding sequence GTGAGTAGACTTGACGACCTGAAACAAAAGCTAAAGGCTCTTAGCAATTCAGAGAAGGCTAAGGCACTCAGCCGCTTCTTTAAAACTGACAAAGGCGAGTATGGCGAAGGCGATGAGTTCTTGGGAATCGCCGTCCCCGAGCAACGCAAGCTAGCAAAGGCATATGTGGATTTGAATCTGTTGGATATCGAAAATCTGTTGCAGAGTAAGATTCACGAGGAACGCCTGACAGCGTTACTAATTTTGACCTATCAGTTTCCTAAAGCCTCTGTGGCAGAGCAATCAGAGATCGCGACCTTCTATTTGCAACATACAGAATGGATAAATAACTGGGATTTAGTGGATGTCACCTGTCGCCCGATTTTGGGAGCGTACTTGCTAGAGCGCGATCGCAGTGTTCTGTACGATCTGGCGCGTTCTGAAAGCCTTTGGGAGCAAAGGATTGCCATAATTACGACGATGGAATTTATCAAGCACGACCAATTTGAGGATACGTGGCAGATTGCGGTTATTCTGCTTAACCACCCGCACGATCTAATTCATAAGGCGGTGGGCTGGGCTTTGCGCGAAGTTGGGAAGAAAGATAGGCAAACCCTGGAGACTTTTTTGGATCGTTATTGCACGCAGATGCCGCGCACGATGCTAAGATACGCGATCGAGCACTTCGAGGAACCGAAACGCAAAGCCTATTTAAGTCGCAAGTAG